A single region of the Deinococcota bacterium genome encodes:
- a CDS encoding type II toxin-antitoxin system VapC family toxin gives MKAVFDTNILIDYLNGIAEAARELSRYRDKLISIITWMEVLAGARDADQERFLRRFLKAFKVIHLDYAVAEEAIGIRKEQRVKLPDAIIYATARRNGCLLVTRNSKDFDPAFPDVRLPYTL, from the coding sequence ATGAAGGCCGTTTTCGACACCAATATCCTCATCGACTATTTGAACGGCATTGCCGAAGCGGCTCGAGAGCTTTCCCGCTACCGCGACAAACTTATCAGCATCATCACCTGGATGGAGGTGCTGGCAGGTGCTAGGGACGCAGATCAGGAGAGGTTTCTGCGGAGGTTTCTAAAGGCGTTCAAGGTGATCCACCTGGACTATGCTGTAGCGGAAGAGGCGATCGGCATTCGCAAAGAGCAGCGCGTGAAGCTGCCGGACGCGATCATCTACGCGACCGCGCGCAGGAACGGTTGCCTGCTGGTGACGCGCAACAGCAAGGATTTCGACCCGGCTTTTCCGGATGTGAGGTTGCCTTACACGCTTTGA